The nucleotide window TCCTGGCCACCGACGCCGACCCGGCACGGCGCGAACGCCTGTTCAAGCGCGCCGTCGAACTGGGTCATCCGCGCGACCAGATCGCCGCCGACTGGGCGCAGGTGATGACCCGCACCCGCAACGAGGCCACGCGCGGCAGCCATCTGGCCGCCACCACGCCGGGGCCCGGGCGCGTGGATGCCGTGGCCTCGATCGCCACCGCGGTGTTCGCCGATGGGCTCAACAATCCGCGCAACCTGTTTCCCGCCGACGCGCCGCAGAGCTACCCGCCGCTGTGGGACATCTGGCATTTCGACTGGGTGCAGTCCAACGCGTCGGCCCACCAGCCCATGCTGCGCAACGTGACCGAGGCCATGGGCACCGGGCCGAACCATTTCGTTCACCCCGACGGCACGCTCAAGCCCGAGCCCGATCGCTGGCGCAGCAGCTACCGCATTCAGAACCTGTACGAGATCGAACAGCGCCTGCAATCGCTGGCGCCGCCGCCGTGGCCGGTGGATGTGCTCGGCGCCATCGACACGCGGCGCGCCCGGGCCGGGCGCAAGCTGTTCGACAACCATTGCGCGGGATGCCACGGCATCCGGCAGTTGAAAGGCGCCGCCGCCCCGACGTGGCATCTGCCCGTTGTGCCGCTGGCCAAGATCGGCACCGATCCCATGCTGGTGCTGGCCATGTCCGGGCGCCGGTACGACGCGTCGGTGCTGGGCATCGACCGCCCCCTGAGCGCCTTGGAGGGGTTGAACATCGTCGCCGGCGCCGTCAAGGCGCAGGCGTATGCCGACGCCGGCATCACCGCCGAGCAGGCGCCCCGCTATGACGGCTTCGGCCGCAAGGCCGAACTCAACCCCGATACCTGCGGCTATCGCCCGCGCCCGCTGATGGGCATCTGGGCCACGCCGCCCTTCCTGCACAACGGCTCCGTCCCCACGGTGGACGATTTGCTGAGCGAGACGCGCCCGGTCCGCTTCGCCTCGGGCGGCAACGACTACGACCCGGTGCGCATGGGCCTGGCGGCCAAGGGCGGCCCCGGCGCGCTGGATCTCGACACACGCCTGCGCGGCAACAGCAACGCTGGCCACTGGTTCACCGACGACACCACGCGCCCTGGCCGCATCGGCCCCGCGCTCAGCGCGAAGGAGCGCATCGCGCTCATTGAATACCTGAAGGCCGCCACGCGGGACAACTACCCCACCAAAACCACCGGCTACCCCACGAAACCGGTGAACTGCCCCCAGGCCCCCGGCTGGGCTGCCCAGTGGCTGAAGACGCTGGGGCTGCCGGCTTCGAATTGAAGGGGCGATGGCCTAAAGCCATGACGGGCGCCCGAGTGCGCGAAATCTGACGTTGACCCTGATTTTATGCTAGAAAAATCATAGCTGCCCGCGCTTGTCCTGAAAGCGCAGTGGCCTGATTTGATTGTTTTTTTCTTGAAGGGATTGCCATGCGTTTCAAACGTGATGTCTTCACCACCGCGCTGGCGCTGGGCGCTCCCGCCGCGGCCCACGCTGTTTTCGCGTGAAAGGGCTGCCGCATGAGTGCTTTTGCCCCTCGCCCGCCGTTGCCCGAGGCCGCCTTGGCCCAGATCTTTGCCGATGCGCACACCGTGAACGGCTTTCTCGACACGCCCGTGCCGCCGGGCCTGCTGCGCCGGGTGTACGCGCTGGCGCGCATGGGGCCGACATCGATGAACTGCCAGCCCGCGCGCTTCGTGATGCTGGCCACGCGCACGGCACGCGAACGGCTTGGCCCGCACCTGATGGAAGGCAACCGCGCCAAGACGCTGGCCGCGCCGGTGTGCGTGATCGTGGCGACGGACACGCGCTTTTTTGAACACATGCCCGAGGTGTGGCACGCGCCCGGCGCGCGCGAGACCTTCGCCGCCGACCCCGGGCTGGCCGCGGCCACCTGGGTGCGCAACGGCACGCTGGGCGGCGCCTATTTCATGTTGGCCGCGCGCGCCCTGGGGCTGGACTGTGGGCCGATGAGCGGCTTCAACGCGGCCGGCGTCAACGCCGAATTCTTCCCCGATGGGCGTTGGCAGGCCAACTTTCTCATCAACCTGGGCTATGGCGATCCGGCCAGCGTGTTCCCGCGCAACCCGCGCCTGCCGTTTGACACCGCCTGCCGGGTGTTCTAGCCCGGATATTTCACCGTAACCCTGCTTTTGCAGGGCGTTTACCTCTTGAAGCACTGTTTTGATGGCCGATCCAATTTGGATCTTGCAAAAACACTCGACACCCATCGCATCCCCGCAACGGGCGCCACGCCGCACCACCATGCATCCCGTTGCCGGGCGCGCTGGACGTCGCCACGATGAAATATCCGGGCTAGCCGGCCCATGGCCGCCACCGAACCGCTGGCCTGATTTGGAGAAGGAACCGCCATGAACGCCACCGACACCCCCTTGCCCGACGTCCTGATGGCCGCGCTGCCGGCTTTTGTGCTGCTGATCCTCGCCGGCACGTTCACCAGCGCGCGGCGCGGCGATGGCCGCTACCGCACGCGCGATACGCTGGCCAACCTGGCGCTCGGCGGCGGCTACGCGCTGATTTCGGCCGCCGTGGGCGGTGTGGTGCTGCTGGTGTTCAGCTGGCTCTACAGCCACCGGCTGTTCGATCTGCCAATGAATGCCTGGTGGGTCTGGGTGCTGTGCTTCTTCGCCGACGACTTCACCTATTACTGGTTTCACCGCATCAGCCACGAGTCGCGCTGGTTCTGGGCCTCGCACTCGGTGCACCATTCGTCCGAGCGCTACAACTTCAGCGTCTCTCTGCGCCAGACCTGGACCGGCACCCTCAGCGGCAGCTTTCTGTTCTGGGCCTGGATGCCTTTGCTCGGCTTTCATCCGGCGATGGTGCTGTTCATGCAGTCGGTCAGCCTGATCTACCAGTTTTGGATCCACACCGAGGCCATCGGCCGCCTGCCCGGCTGGTTTGAAACCGTCTTCAACACGCCTTCGCACCACCGCGTGCACCACGGCAGCGACGAGGAATACCTGGACCGCAACTACGCCGGCACGCTCATCGTCTGGGACCGGCTGTTCGGCAGCTTCCAC belongs to Ottowia testudinis and includes:
- a CDS encoding sterol desaturase family protein, yielding MNATDTPLPDVLMAALPAFVLLILAGTFTSARRGDGRYRTRDTLANLALGGGYALISAAVGGVVLLVFSWLYSHRLFDLPMNAWWVWVLCFFADDFTYYWFHRISHESRWFWASHSVHHSSERYNFSVSLRQTWTGTLSGSFLFWAWMPLLGFHPAMVLFMQSVSLIYQFWIHTEAIGRLPGWFETVFNTPSHHRVHHGSDEEYLDRNYAGTLIVWDRLFGSFHAERHTPRYGLTHPVGSDNPLRIAFHEWIGIWRDLRRARSGREVWGYLFAPPGWSADGSSLTTQQLRARARATAASRQQPAKREGQPS
- a CDS encoding di-heme-cytochrome C peroxidase, coding for MKTSQRLLALAAAALLPLAALTAPNLLQQGWSDADRAFFYGTPQGTAMYPAYIMQALEAADGLPFMSRENLEQYGVLYPEKDLKVPNNPWGWPIGFVADTLPALGGLKFSVTCAACHTGEVRHQGKRLLIEGGQSVTDIGRMGGDWMRNFLATDADPARRERLFKRAVELGHPRDQIAADWAQVMTRTRNEATRGSHLAATTPGPGRVDAVASIATAVFADGLNNPRNLFPADAPQSYPPLWDIWHFDWVQSNASAHQPMLRNVTEAMGTGPNHFVHPDGTLKPEPDRWRSSYRIQNLYEIEQRLQSLAPPPWPVDVLGAIDTRRARAGRKLFDNHCAGCHGIRQLKGAAAPTWHLPVVPLAKIGTDPMLVLAMSGRRYDASVLGIDRPLSALEGLNIVAGAVKAQAYADAGITAEQAPRYDGFGRKAELNPDTCGYRPRPLMGIWATPPFLHNGSVPTVDDLLSETRPVRFASGGNDYDPVRMGLAAKGGPGALDLDTRLRGNSNAGHWFTDDTTRPGRIGPALSAKERIALIEYLKAATRDNYPTKTTGYPTKPVNCPQAPGWAAQWLKTLGLPASN
- a CDS encoding malonic semialdehyde reductase, encoding MSAFAPRPPLPEAALAQIFADAHTVNGFLDTPVPPGLLRRVYALARMGPTSMNCQPARFVMLATRTARERLGPHLMEGNRAKTLAAPVCVIVATDTRFFEHMPEVWHAPGARETFAADPGLAAATWVRNGTLGGAYFMLAARALGLDCGPMSGFNAAGVNAEFFPDGRWQANFLINLGYGDPASVFPRNPRLPFDTACRVF